The window TCGTCCAGGCGAGGGCGCGCACGCCGGTGAGCCCGAGCGCCTCGGCCTTGGCTCCGACAAGGGGGAAGGTCACGGTGACCGACGGGTCCTGGCGCATCTTGTAGACGTCGTCGTCCATGCGCAGCTCATGGCTCGACAGCGGGGTCTCGTCGCGCCAGCAATAGGGCAGCACACGGTAGCCCTCGTACGCGAGGCCCTTCTCGTGCAGGGTCTTGAACGCCCAGAGCACCGACTCCATGTAGGTCGTGTCGAGCGTCTTGTAGCCGTTGTCGAAGTCGACCCACCGGGCCTGGCGGGTCACGTAGTCCTGCCAGTCACGCGTGTACTCGAGCACCGACTCACGGGCCTTCGCATTGAAGGTCGCCACACCCATGCGCTCGATGTCGTCCTTCTCGGTGATGCCGAGTTGCTTCATCGCCTCGAGCTCGGCGGGCAGACCGTGCGTGTCCCAGCCGAAGACACGGTCGACCTTCTTGCCTCGCATGGTCTGGAAGCGCGGGAAGACGTCCTTCGCGTACCCCGTCAGAAGGTGGCCGTAATGCGGCAGGCCGTTCGCGAACGGCGGCCCGTCGTAGAAGACCCACTCCTCGGCACCCTCGCGCTGGGCGATGGAGGCCCGGAATGTGTCGTCGGAGGCCCAGAAGGCGAGCGTCTGCTCCTCGAGCGAGGGGAAGCGCGGGCTCGGGACGATCCCGGCGCTCGCCGCTCCGGTCTCTGAGCTCGTCGACGGGTCGGCGGCGGGTCCGAACGAGGACTTGGGGTAGGTCATGTCACTCCAGCAGGTCGAGGATCAGCCTGCGAGGACGACTCGATCGAGCCGCGGTACCACCCCGCGTGACGCCTCGGGCCCTTCGACAGGCTCAGGGACCGAGTCGTCCACTTTCACTGCGGCTGTGACGGGCCTGCCCCGCCCGGTTCTACTGACGCCGACCCGAGGACCGACGCGTTCTTCCGGGAGCTCCCCGGTGATGGCCGGATCGAAACTCGTGCCTCCTATTCTACGCGTCGGCTGCGAGGCGCCGGGCCCGCCTCCCACCCCACTTTCTGCGCTGCGTCCAACAAGCTCGCAGCGCTGGCAGGATGGATGCTCGTGACCACCGCAGCATCCGTGACTCCTCCGGCCTCAAAGACCTCCGCCCGCCGGGTATCCGTGGCCTCCATGGTCGGTACCTCCCTCGAATCCTTCGATTTCTACGTCTTCGCCTACTTCTCGGCGTTCTTCGTCGGTCCACTGTTCTTCGAGCCGCTCGGAACCGCCGGCGCGACCCTGGCATCGTTCACGACCATCGCGATCGCGTTCGTCGTGCGACCCATCGGCGCGATCATCTTCGGCTACATGGGCGACCGACTCGGCCGACGCGCGACCCTTCTGTGGACGGTCGCGATCATGGGTGTGGCCACCGGCCTCATCGGCGTGCTCCCGACCTACGCGCAGGCCGGCTGGATCGGAGCGGTGCTGCTGGTTGTGCTGCGTCTGGCACAGGGGATCTCCCTCGGTGGCGAATGGGGCGGGTCGATCCTGCTGGCGACCGAGCACGCCTCTCCCGTGAAGCGCGCCTTCTACGCCGCCATCCCGCAGCTGGGCTCCCCGATCGGGTCGATCCTCTCGGCGGCCCTGTTCATCGTGATGACCGCGACGCTGCCCACCGAGGAGCTCGTCGCCTGGGGCTGGCGCATCCCCTTCCTCATCGCCATCCCGCTGCTCCTCGTCTCGCTCTACCTGCGCTGGTCGATCGACGAGACGCCGGTGTTCCGCGAGGTGGTCGCAGAGGGGCGTCGCGACCGGCTGCCCTTCCTCACGATGTTCCGCCAGCGCCCCACCGCCATGGCGATCGCGGCCGGAGCGGCACTGCTCGGAATCGGGTCGTACGGACTCATGAACACCTACACGATCAACTACGGCGCGACACAGCTCGGGTACGCCTACACCGACCTCCTCATCGCCGCGACGATCGGCGCCCTGTTGCAACTCGTCACGATCCCGCTGTTCGGGGCGCTCGCCGCGCGCATCGGTTCGGCGAAGGTCGTGGCGTGGGGAGCCCTCGGCACACTGATCATCGCGTTCCCCATCTACTTCATCCTCCAGGAGGCGAACTTCGGCGTCCTCGTCGCGCTCATGGTGGTCGGAGGCATCCTCCCGACGATGTCGTGGGCGGCACTCGGCGGGCTCATGAACGACCTCTTCCCCGATGCGTTCCGCTACTCCGCCCTCTCTTTCGCGTACGCGCTCGCCGCCACCGTCGGCGGATTCGTGCCGCTGATCACCGGCGCCCTCGGCGTGCAGACGAACTACGCCTGGTGGCACCCCGGCGTCATCCTCGCCGTGATGTCGGCGGTCACGCTCGTCGCAGCCTGGGCGGCAGCCCGTTACTCGACGGCCCGCTCCGCCGCGACGGCCGAGCCGGCCCTCGCCGACCACTGAGGCGCCGAGAGTGCCCGATCCCGCCAAGGGTGCCCGGATACTCGGGCACCTACGGCGGAAACGGGCGCACTCGGCGGGCGGGCGGTAGCGTCGGAGGGTGATGCGCGCCCTCCCCACGACCGACCGGCTCGTCCTCCGGGAGATGGGGCCCGACGACCTCCCCGCCCTCACCGCGATCATGGGCGACGCCGAGACCATGACCGCCTACGAGGGGCCGTTCGGCCCGGCCGAGATCGCGACCTGGCTCGCTCGATCGCAGCAGCGATACGCCGACGACGGATTCGCGCTCTGGGCGGTGACCCTGCGCGAGACGGGCGAGATGATCGGCCAGTGCGGGCCCACGCGCCAGATCATCGACGGACGATCGATGGTGGAGGTCGGCTACCTGTTCGATCGCCGCTGGTGGCACCGTGGGTTCGCGCGGGAAGCTGCCCGGGCCTGTCGCGACTGGGCCTTCCACAACCTCCCGGTAGACGTGGTGTGCTCCAAGATCCGCGACACGAACCTCGCCAGCATGAATGTCGCGATCCGCAACGGCATGTCCGTCCGCGGGCGCACCGTGACCCACTACCGAGGCGTCGACATGCCGCACCTCGTCTTCGAGATCACGCGAGACGAATGGATGCTGCGCCCCACACCCTGACACCGTGCGGAGAAGACGCGCGCACGCCCGCCGGTAGACTGGCGTCGACCCACACTCAGGCACGCTCACACAGTGCCGCACATACCGAGGAGCTCTCGATGTCCGACGCGCAGATCCCCGACAAGCCCGTACTCGAAGGCCTCGAAGCGAAGTGGGATGCGGCGTGGACCGCAGCCGGAACCTACGACTTCGATCGCGCGAAGGCCGCCGAGGTCGGTCGCGCAGGCGTCTTCTCGGTCGACACTCCCCCGCCCACCGCGTCCGGGAGCCTCCACATCGGCCACGTGTTCAGCTACACGCACACCGACGTCAAGGTGCGCTTCGAGCGCATGCGCGGCAAGACCGTGTTCTACCCGATGGGCTGGGACGACAACGGCCTGCCCACCGAGCGTCGCGTGCAGAACTACTACGGGGTGCGCTGCGATCCCTCCCTGCCGTACGACGAGGACTTCACTCCCCCGTTCGAGGGCGGCGACAACAAGAGCTCGAAGGCCGCCGACCAGCGTCCGATCAGCCGTCGCAACTTCATCGAGCTCTGCGAGAAGCTGACCGCGGAGGACGAGAAGGCGTTCGAGGCCCTCTGGCGCGACCTCGGCCTGAGCGTCGACTGGACGCAGACCTACCGCACGATCTCCAACGACACGATCCGCACCAGCCAGTCCGCGTTCCTCCAGAATCTCGAGCGAGGCGAGGCGTACCAGGCGCTCGCCCCGACCCTCTGGGACGTCGACTTCCGCTCGGCGATCGCGCAGGCGGAGCTCGAGGACCGCGATCAGCCCGCCGCCTACCACCGCCTCGGCTTCCACAAGGTCGACGGTTCGGGCGACGTCCACATCGAGACCACCCGTCCCGAGCTGCTCGCCGCGTGCGTCGCCCTCGTCGCGCACCCCGACGACGAGCGCTACCAGCCGCTGTTCGGAACGACGGTGCGCACTCCGCTGTTCGACGTCGAGGTGCCGGTGCTCGCGCACCCGCTGGCCCAGCCCGATAAGGGCTCCGGCATCGCCATGATCTGCACCTTCGGCGACGTCACCGACATCATCTGGTGGCGCGAGCTCGACCTCCCCAACCGCACGATCATCGGCAAAGACGGCCGCATCGTCGCCGAGGCCCCCGACGTGATCGAGACGGATGCGGCCAAGGCCGCCTATGCGGAGCTCGCCGGGAAGACGGTGTTCAGCGCCAAGAAGCGCGTGGTCGAGCTGCTGCAGGAGTCGGGCGAGATGGAGGGCGACCCCCGCCCGTTCACGCACGCCGTCAAGTTCTTCGAGAAGGGCGACCGCCCGCTCGAGATCGTCTCGACCCGCCAGTGGTACCTGCGCAATGGCGCTCGCGACGAGTCGCTGCGCGACCGCCTCATCGAACTCGGCTGCGAGATCTCCTGGCACCCCGACTTCATGCGGGTGCGCTACGAGAACTGGACCAACGGCCTCACCGGCGACTGGCTCGTGTCGCGCCAGCGTTTCTTCGGCGTACCGATCCCCGTCTGGTACGGGCTCGACGAGAACGGCGACCGCGACTACGCGCACGTGCTGACGCCCGATGCGGCATCGCTGCCGGTCGACCCCACGACCGACGTCCCCCCGGGGTACACCGAGGACCAGCGGGGCGTTCCGGGCGGCTTCGACGCCGAGCGCGACATCTTCGACACGTGGGCCACGTCGTCGCTCACCCCGCAGCTGGCCGGCGGTTGGCAGCGCGATGAAGACCTCTGGAAGCTCGTCGCCCCGTTCGACCTCCGCCCCCAGGGGCAGGACATCATCCGCACCTGGCTGTTCTCCACCCTGCTGCGCAGCGCCCTGCAGGACGACCGGGCACCGTGGTCCGATGCCGCCATCTCCGGCTTCATCGTCGACCCCGACCGCAAGAAGATGTCGAAGTCGAAAGGCAACGTCGTCACGCCGGCCGACGTCCTCCACCAGCACGGCTCGGATGCCGTGCGCTACTGGGCGGCCTCGAGTCGGCTGGGAACGGACGCCGCCTTCGACCCGCAGAACCCGACCCAGATCAAGATCGGTCGACGCCTGGCCATCAAGATCCTGAACGCGGCGAAGTTCGTGCTGTCGTTCCCGGTGCCCGATGACGCCG is drawn from Microbacterium hatanonis and contains these coding sequences:
- a CDS encoding GNAT family N-acetyltransferase; the encoded protein is MRALPTTDRLVLREMGPDDLPALTAIMGDAETMTAYEGPFGPAEIATWLARSQQRYADDGFALWAVTLRETGEMIGQCGPTRQIIDGRSMVEVGYLFDRRWWHRGFAREAARACRDWAFHNLPVDVVCSKIRDTNLASMNVAIRNGMSVRGRTVTHYRGVDMPHLVFEITRDEWMLRPTP
- a CDS encoding MFS transporter, coding for MLVTTAASVTPPASKTSARRVSVASMVGTSLESFDFYVFAYFSAFFVGPLFFEPLGTAGATLASFTTIAIAFVVRPIGAIIFGYMGDRLGRRATLLWTVAIMGVATGLIGVLPTYAQAGWIGAVLLVVLRLAQGISLGGEWGGSILLATEHASPVKRAFYAAIPQLGSPIGSILSAALFIVMTATLPTEELVAWGWRIPFLIAIPLLLVSLYLRWSIDETPVFREVVAEGRRDRLPFLTMFRQRPTAMAIAAGAALLGIGSYGLMNTYTINYGATQLGYAYTDLLIAATIGALLQLVTIPLFGALAARIGSAKVVAWGALGTLIIAFPIYFILQEANFGVLVALMVVGGILPTMSWAALGGLMNDLFPDAFRYSALSFAYALAATVGGFVPLITGALGVQTNYAWWHPGVILAVMSAVTLVAAWAAARYSTARSAATAEPALADH
- the valS gene encoding valine--tRNA ligase, producing MSDAQIPDKPVLEGLEAKWDAAWTAAGTYDFDRAKAAEVGRAGVFSVDTPPPTASGSLHIGHVFSYTHTDVKVRFERMRGKTVFYPMGWDDNGLPTERRVQNYYGVRCDPSLPYDEDFTPPFEGGDNKSSKAADQRPISRRNFIELCEKLTAEDEKAFEALWRDLGLSVDWTQTYRTISNDTIRTSQSAFLQNLERGEAYQALAPTLWDVDFRSAIAQAELEDRDQPAAYHRLGFHKVDGSGDVHIETTRPELLAACVALVAHPDDERYQPLFGTTVRTPLFDVEVPVLAHPLAQPDKGSGIAMICTFGDVTDIIWWRELDLPNRTIIGKDGRIVAEAPDVIETDAAKAAYAELAGKTVFSAKKRVVELLQESGEMEGDPRPFTHAVKFFEKGDRPLEIVSTRQWYLRNGARDESLRDRLIELGCEISWHPDFMRVRYENWTNGLTGDWLVSRQRFFGVPIPVWYGLDENGDRDYAHVLTPDAASLPVDPTTDVPPGYTEDQRGVPGGFDAERDIFDTWATSSLTPQLAGGWQRDEDLWKLVAPFDLRPQGQDIIRTWLFSTLLRSALQDDRAPWSDAAISGFIVDPDRKKMSKSKGNVVTPADVLHQHGSDAVRYWAASSRLGTDAAFDPQNPTQIKIGRRLAIKILNAAKFVLSFPVPDDAEVTHALDASMLATLDQVVRDATKALDAYDHARALEITESFFWTFCDDYLELVKERAYDQTDVGQASAALSLRIALSTLLRLFAPVVSFASEEAWSWFNEGSVHHAEWPEPAGSSGDPAVLSAVGEALVGIRRAKTEAKVSQKTVVAVATVASPHTAALRLAEGDLKAVGRIETIVFEDAETTAVTGIELAPQEA